Proteins co-encoded in one Flavobacterium fluviale genomic window:
- the gyrA gene encoding DNA gyrase subunit A: MSEGEKLIPINIEDEMKSAYIDYSMSVIVSRALPDVRDGLKPVHRRVLYGMYDLGVTSRSAHKKSARIVGEVLGKYHPHGDTSVYDAMVRMAQEWSMRYLLVDGQGNFGSVDGDSPAAMRYTEARMRKISEEIMADIEKETVDFQLNFDDTIYEPKVMPTRVPTLLVNGATGIAVGMATNMPPHNLTEVINGTLAYLDNNDIEVDELMSHIKAPDFPTGGIIYGYEGVREAFKTGRGRIVMRAKVGFEEVDGRECIIVTEIPYQVNKAEMIKRTADLVNDKKIEGIANIRDESDRNGMRIVYILKRDATPNVVLNTLYKYTQLQSSFSVNNIALVKGRPQLLNLKDMIHYFIEHRHDVVVRRTQFELRKAEERAHILEGLIIASDNIDEVIALIRGSKNTDEAREKLIERFKLSEIQARAIVEMRLRQLTGLEQDKLRAEFEELMKLIEHLKALLADVNLRTDLIKEELIEIRDKYGDERRSQIEYSGGDVSIEDLIADENVVITISHAGYIKRTNLTEYKTQNRGGVGQKSAGTRDQDFLEHMFVATNHQYMMFFTQKGKCFWMRVYEIPEGSKTAKGRAIQNLVNIESDDKVKAFICTQDLKDKDYINTHNLVMVTKQGQVKKTSLEKYSKPRVNGVAAITIKEGDELLGAQLTDGESQIILAVKSGKLVRFEETKTRPMGRTASGVRGITLKDETDEVIGMVTVGKNDVNDSQILVVTENGYGKRTKLVDEDGEDVYRITNRGGKGVKTLNITEKTGKLISISAVTDADDLMIINKSGLTIRMAIEDLRLMGRATQGVRLINLKGKDSIAAVTKVMKDDVEEVVVDEDGNVIESGIERVKPDLEVLEDEGPVEDDDDSDDEVIDDEGEDADEEESEE, encoded by the coding sequence ATGTCTGAAGGAGAAAAGTTAATTCCCATTAACATAGAAGATGAAATGAAATCAGCTTACATCGATTATTCGATGTCAGTAATCGTATCGAGAGCACTTCCTGATGTTAGAGATGGCTTGAAACCAGTGCATCGAAGAGTTCTTTATGGAATGTATGATTTAGGTGTAACTTCAAGATCTGCCCATAAAAAATCTGCAAGAATCGTAGGGGAGGTTCTGGGTAAGTACCACCCGCATGGAGATACTTCTGTTTATGACGCAATGGTACGTATGGCTCAGGAGTGGAGTATGCGATATTTATTAGTTGATGGTCAAGGTAACTTTGGTTCTGTCGATGGAGACAGCCCGGCAGCAATGCGTTATACTGAGGCCAGAATGCGCAAAATTTCTGAAGAAATTATGGCAGATATCGAAAAAGAGACAGTTGATTTTCAATTAAACTTTGACGATACTATATATGAGCCAAAAGTAATGCCTACTAGAGTTCCTACTTTATTAGTAAATGGAGCAACAGGTATTGCAGTTGGTATGGCAACCAACATGCCGCCACACAATTTAACTGAGGTTATCAATGGTACTTTAGCTTACCTTGATAATAATGATATTGAAGTTGATGAATTAATGTCTCATATTAAAGCTCCAGATTTTCCAACTGGAGGTATAATATATGGATACGAAGGTGTTCGTGAAGCTTTTAAAACGGGTAGAGGACGTATTGTAATGCGTGCAAAAGTTGGTTTTGAAGAAGTTGACGGAAGAGAATGTATTATTGTTACTGAAATTCCATACCAAGTTAACAAAGCCGAAATGATCAAACGTACGGCTGATTTAGTTAACGACAAAAAAATCGAAGGTATTGCCAACATCCGTGATGAGTCAGATAGAAATGGTATGCGTATCGTTTATATCTTAAAACGTGATGCTACACCAAACGTAGTTTTAAATACCTTATATAAGTACACTCAATTACAATCTTCATTTAGTGTAAATAACATTGCATTAGTAAAAGGACGTCCTCAATTGTTGAATCTAAAAGATATGATTCACTATTTTATTGAGCACCGTCACGATGTAGTGGTAAGAAGAACTCAATTTGAATTGCGTAAAGCAGAAGAAAGAGCACATATTTTAGAAGGATTAATCATTGCTTCTGATAATATCGACGAAGTTATTGCGTTAATAAGAGGCTCTAAAAATACAGATGAGGCAAGAGAAAAATTAATCGAAAGATTTAAATTGTCTGAAATTCAAGCTCGTGCGATTGTTGAGATGCGTCTACGTCAGTTAACAGGACTGGAGCAGGATAAATTAAGAGCTGAGTTTGAGGAATTAATGAAGTTAATTGAGCATTTGAAAGCTTTATTAGCAGATGTTAATTTAAGAACAGATTTAATTAAAGAAGAGCTTATCGAAATTCGTGACAAATACGGTGACGAAAGACGTTCTCAAATTGAATATTCTGGTGGAGATGTAAGTATCGAAGATTTAATTGCTGATGAAAATGTAGTAATTACAATTTCGCATGCAGGTTATATTAAACGTACAAATTTAACAGAATACAAAACTCAGAATAGAGGAGGAGTTGGTCAGAAAAGTGCTGGAACAAGAGATCAGGATTTCTTAGAGCACATGTTCGTGGCGACAAACCACCAATATATGATGTTCTTTACACAAAAAGGAAAATGTTTCTGGATGCGTGTTTATGAAATTCCGGAAGGAAGTAAAACAGCAAAAGGCCGCGCAATTCAGAACCTTGTGAATATTGAAAGTGATGATAAAGTAAAAGCTTTCATTTGTACGCAGGACTTAAAAGATAAAGATTATATCAATACGCATAACCTTGTAATGGTTACCAAACAAGGTCAGGTGAAGAAAACTTCTTTAGAGAAATATTCTAAACCTCGTGTAAATGGTGTTGCTGCTATTACTATTAAAGAAGGTGATGAATTACTTGGAGCACAATTAACGGATGGAGAAAGCCAAATTATCTTGGCAGTTAAATCTGGTAAATTGGTTCGTTTTGAAGAAACGAAAACGCGTCCGATGGGAAGAACAGCTTCTGGAGTTCGCGGAATTACTTTAAAAGATGAAACGGATGAAGTAATTGGTATGGTTACCGTTGGTAAAAACGATGTTAACGATTCGCAAATTCTGGTTGTAACTGAAAATGGATACGGTAAACGTACTAAATTAGTTGACGAAGATGGTGAAGATGTTTACAGAATTACAAACCGAGGAGGTAAAGGGGTTAAAACTCTTAATATCACAGAGAAAACAGGAAAACTAATCTCAATTAGCGCTGTAACTGATGCAGATGATTTAATGATTATTAATAAATCTGGATTAACAATCAGAATGGCAATTGAGGATTTACGTTTAATGGGTCGTGCAACTCAAGGAGTTAGATTGATTAACCTGAAAGGAAAAGATTCTATTGCTGCTGTAACAAAAGTAATGAAAGATGACGTAGAAGAAGTTGTCGTTGATGAAGACGGTAATGTTATCGAATCTGGAATTGAAAGAGTTAAACCTGATTTAGAAGTTCTTGAAGATGAAGGGCCAGTAGAAGATGATGACGATTCTGATGATGAAGTAATTGATGACGAAGGCGAAGATGCCGACGAAGAAGAGTCTGAAGAATAA
- a CDS encoding tetratricopeptide repeat protein, whose product MKSKYVILTSALLISVASFAQKDQIKSAEKALKSGDAQGAISILNDAENMVANAKDTEQAQFYYVKGNAYLNLADKNIETSKNLSLSAESYKKLIEVEKTSGKQKYSTEAASSIGQIKGKLINSAIADTQANKNAEGAKKLYDAYALDKKDTINLYYAASTAVNAQDFDLALPMYEELKQLNFSGKGTLYLATNKVNSNEDNFATAKDRDMAVKLGTHEKPRTEAVPSKRGEIYKNLALILVQKGRTEDAKKAIAEARKANPEDSSLLLTEANLYLETKDFDMYKKLVNEALEKDPKNADLVFNLGVISAGAKNNADAEKYYLKAIEINPEYTNAYLNLAALKLEAEKPIIDEMNKLGTSAKDMKRYDVLKAQRESVFKGVIPYLKKANELDPKNQDVAKTLLGVYSALEMTAEAKSLKAKM is encoded by the coding sequence ATGAAAAGTAAATATGTAATACTTACTTCAGCGTTATTGATCTCTGTAGCTTCTTTTGCGCAAAAAGATCAAATAAAAAGTGCTGAGAAAGCTTTAAAAAGCGGAGATGCTCAAGGAGCAATTTCAATTTTAAATGACGCTGAAAATATGGTTGCGAATGCTAAAGATACAGAGCAGGCTCAATTCTATTACGTAAAAGGAAACGCTTATTTGAATCTTGCTGATAAAAATATTGAAACGAGCAAAAACCTTTCTCTTTCTGCAGAAAGCTACAAAAAGTTAATTGAAGTGGAGAAAACTTCTGGAAAACAGAAATATTCAACAGAAGCTGCATCTTCAATCGGGCAGATTAAAGGGAAGTTAATCAACTCTGCAATTGCTGATACTCAAGCAAATAAAAATGCAGAAGGAGCAAAAAAATTATATGATGCTTATGCATTGGATAAAAAAGATACAATTAACTTGTACTACGCAGCATCTACTGCTGTAAATGCACAAGATTTTGATCTTGCTCTGCCAATGTATGAAGAGTTAAAACAGTTAAACTTTTCTGGAAAAGGAACTTTGTATTTAGCGACAAATAAAGTTAACAGTAATGAAGATAACTTTGCAACTGCTAAAGATAGAGACATGGCTGTAAAATTGGGTACTCACGAAAAACCAAGAACAGAAGCAGTTCCTTCTAAAAGAGGCGAAATTTACAAAAACTTAGCTTTAATCCTTGTTCAAAAAGGACGTACAGAAGATGCTAAAAAAGCAATCGCTGAAGCAAGAAAAGCTAATCCTGAAGACAGTTCATTACTTTTAACAGAGGCTAATTTATACCTAGAGACTAAGGATTTCGATATGTATAAAAAACTAGTGAATGAGGCTTTAGAAAAAGATCCAAAAAATGCTGATTTAGTATTCAATTTAGGTGTAATTAGTGCTGGTGCAAAAAACAATGCAGATGCAGAGAAATATTACTTAAAAGCAATCGAAATCAATCCTGAGTATACTAATGCTTACTTAAACCTGGCTGCATTAAAATTAGAAGCTGAGAAGCCAATTATCGATGAGATGAATAAATTGGGTACATCTGCTAAAGATATGAAGCGTTACGATGTTTTAAAAGCTCAAAGAGAAAGTGTTTTCAAAGGTGTAATTCCTTACCTTAAAAAAGCTAACGAGTTAGATCCTAAAAACCAAGATGTTGCTAAAACTTTATTAGGGGTTTACAGCGCTCTTGAAATGACTGCAGAAGCTAAATCTTTAAAAGCTAAAATGTAA
- a CDS encoding OsmC family protein, producing MKFTRKAHANWKGTGMEGTGKISTQSTTLDNAQLSFKTRFADGVGTNPEELIAAAHSGCFTMQLSFLLNEAGFTADDLTTEATVTFEDGSITLIHLDLKGKVPSISAEEFESTAAKAKEICPISKLLNTTITLSAELIS from the coding sequence ATGAAATTTACAAGAAAAGCACACGCCAACTGGAAAGGAACTGGTATGGAAGGAACTGGGAAAATCAGCACACAAAGTACCACATTAGATAATGCACAACTATCATTTAAAACAAGATTTGCAGATGGAGTTGGAACAAACCCTGAAGAATTAATTGCTGCAGCTCATTCTGGCTGTTTTACGATGCAATTAAGTTTCTTATTAAACGAAGCTGGTTTTACAGCAGATGATTTAACTACAGAAGCTACAGTTACTTTTGAAGATGGTTCTATAACTTTGATTCATTTAGATTTAAAAGGAAAAGTGCCTTCAATCTCTGCAGAAGAATTTGAATCTACAGCTGCTAAAGCAAAAGAAATCTGTCCGATTTCAAAATTACTGAATACAACTATTACATTGTCGGCTGAATTAATCAGTTAG
- a CDS encoding DUF349 domain-containing protein — MLEEKNDNLQEADGKLGIEINDSIPNDAAEISNSETLVEDSTSETENSLDSNDNEHQEALDVITNSNAAESEDETLKERHDIPMQDYNTFSLDALVDELKKLVNIDKVMSVKDHIEEIKKAFLLQYHHLLEEKREEFNASNPDPNEEFEYHLPLKLKFDEYYNVFREKRNAHFKHLQTNLKSNLENRLAIVEELKELINPQENIKDTLKHFNELRERWKNAGAIPKDKYNHVWNNYHFHVENFYDYLHLDREARDLDFKHNLELKQKIIARVEELVEDSDVNKSFRELQDLHRIWKEEIGPVSKEHRDAIWNKFSELTKKIHDKREVLFESQRANEQQNLEAKKEIIAKIEVLGTEKVNSHSQWLVQIQKVEDLRNEFFAAGKVPSEVNEETWAAFKTAVRNFNAFKNSFYKDIKKDQNDNLNKKLALVAKAKELQESTDFQATTPVMKQIQEEWKQIGHVPKKYSDKIWKEFKDACNHYFDKLKEHKSEENGEEVAAFDNKKAYLETLRAFQLTGDHKTDLDAIKAHIETWKGFGKVPFSRRHIEGKFNKILDALFEKLSLSKKETEMMRFSNRIDSLSDSNDTRKLDNEKIFLMRKIEEVQNEIFQLENNIQFFANTKNAKKENSIVLEVRKNIAIHKESLEVWKEKLKQLRNLGQE, encoded by the coding sequence ATGTTAGAAGAAAAGAATGACAACCTGCAGGAAGCAGACGGAAAATTAGGAATCGAAATTAACGATTCTATACCAAATGATGCGGCTGAAATATCTAATTCAGAAACTTTAGTTGAAGATTCCACTTCAGAAACTGAAAATTCACTAGATAGTAATGACAATGAGCATCAAGAAGCGCTGGATGTTATAACTAATTCAAATGCAGCTGAAAGTGAAGACGAAACATTAAAAGAGCGTCACGATATTCCTATGCAGGATTACAACACATTTTCTTTGGATGCTCTCGTAGATGAACTTAAAAAATTGGTTAATATAGATAAGGTAATGTCTGTAAAAGATCACATTGAGGAAATTAAAAAAGCTTTTCTATTACAATACCACCATCTTCTAGAGGAAAAAAGAGAAGAATTCAATGCTTCTAATCCAGATCCTAACGAAGAATTCGAATATCATCTCCCTCTTAAATTAAAATTTGATGAATATTACAATGTTTTTAGAGAGAAAAGAAATGCTCATTTTAAACATTTACAGACTAATTTAAAAAGTAATTTAGAGAATCGTCTGGCAATTGTTGAAGAATTAAAAGAGTTAATCAATCCGCAGGAAAACATTAAAGATACTCTTAAACATTTTAATGAATTAAGAGAAAGATGGAAAAATGCCGGTGCAATTCCAAAAGACAAGTACAATCACGTTTGGAATAACTACCATTTCCATGTGGAGAATTTCTACGATTACCTTCACTTAGATCGTGAAGCTAGAGATCTAGATTTCAAACACAACTTAGAATTAAAACAAAAAATAATCGCTCGAGTTGAAGAATTAGTAGAAGATTCTGATGTAAATAAATCATTCCGCGAATTGCAAGATTTGCACCGAATCTGGAAAGAAGAAATCGGACCAGTTTCTAAAGAACATCGTGATGCTATTTGGAATAAATTCAGCGAATTAACTAAGAAAATACACGACAAGAGAGAAGTATTGTTTGAGAGCCAAAGAGCTAACGAACAACAAAATCTTGAAGCGAAAAAAGAGATTATCGCAAAAATTGAAGTTCTTGGAACAGAAAAGGTAAATTCTCACTCGCAATGGCTGGTACAGATTCAAAAAGTAGAGGATTTACGAAATGAGTTTTTTGCAGCTGGTAAAGTTCCATCAGAGGTAAATGAAGAAACTTGGGCAGCATTTAAGACAGCCGTTAGAAATTTCAATGCTTTTAAAAATTCTTTTTATAAGGATATTAAAAAAGACCAAAACGACAATCTAAACAAAAAATTAGCGCTTGTTGCTAAGGCCAAAGAACTACAAGAAAGCACCGATTTTCAAGCTACAACTCCTGTAATGAAACAGATTCAGGAAGAATGGAAACAAATTGGTCATGTGCCTAAAAAATATTCCGATAAAATCTGGAAAGAATTTAAAGATGCCTGCAACCATTATTTTGATAAGTTAAAAGAGCATAAGTCTGAAGAAAACGGCGAAGAAGTTGCAGCTTTTGACAACAAAAAAGCATACTTAGAAACCCTAAGAGCTTTCCAGCTGACAGGAGATCACAAAACAGATTTAGATGCTATAAAAGCTCATATTGAGACTTGGAAAGGCTTCGGAAAAGTTCCCTTTTCAAGACGCCATATAGAAGGAAAATTCAATAAAATTTTAGATGCCCTTTTTGAAAAATTAAGTTTGAGTAAAAAAGAAACTGAAATGATGCGTTTTTCTAATAGAATTGATTCTTTATCTGACAGCAACGACACTCGTAAGTTAGACAATGAAAAGATTTTCTTAATGCGTAAAATTGAGGAAGTACAAAATGAAATTTTCCAATTAGAAAATAACATTCAGTTTTTTGCAAATACTAAAAATGCGAAAAAAGAAAATTCAATAGTTCTCGAGGTTCGTAAAAACATTGCGATTCATAAAGAAAGCCTTGAAGTTTGGAAAGAAAAACTGAAACAATTAAGGAACTTAGGTCAGGAATAA